The following coding sequences lie in one Streptomyces sp. NBC_00510 genomic window:
- a CDS encoding VOC family protein, with amino-acid sequence MSTAKICCVAGAPCWVSLMARDLDVAKAFYGPLLGWEFEPGPSRWGPYERALVNGTEVAGIGAIARDWETSVSWTTYFGVESADATASDIRDRGGTVAVGPLDFDAGRLALVADSMGASFGIWEGEHGPARKLRMHGAPSWIELRTRDTFAAALFYGEVFHWDRRGPRYVVEWENDRVVLYVDGHSVAGIRGGGVEAAADPKVRPRWHVFFTVADVDEAVRLAKDLGGEVTGEPLDSAYGRVAGIRDPEGGLLSLVADHE; translated from the coding sequence GTGTCCACCGCGAAGATCTGCTGTGTGGCGGGCGCCCCGTGCTGGGTCAGCCTGATGGCACGCGACCTGGACGTGGCGAAGGCGTTCTACGGACCACTGCTCGGCTGGGAGTTCGAACCCGGTCCCTCCCGCTGGGGCCCGTACGAACGCGCACTGGTGAACGGCACGGAGGTCGCCGGCATCGGGGCCATCGCCCGGGACTGGGAGACCTCGGTGTCCTGGACCACGTACTTCGGGGTGGAGAGCGCCGACGCCACCGCCTCCGACATCCGCGACCGCGGCGGCACGGTGGCCGTGGGCCCGCTCGACTTCGACGCCGGGCGGCTGGCCCTGGTGGCCGACTCCATGGGCGCCTCCTTCGGCATCTGGGAGGGCGAGCACGGCCCCGCCCGCAAGCTGCGGATGCACGGCGCCCCCTCCTGGATCGAGCTGCGCACCCGCGACACCTTCGCCGCGGCCCTGTTCTACGGCGAGGTCTTCCACTGGGACCGGCGCGGACCCCGCTACGTCGTGGAATGGGAGAACGACCGCGTCGTCCTCTACGTCGACGGGCACAGCGTCGCGGGCATCCGCGGCGGCGGCGTCGAGGCGGCGGCCGACCCCAAGGTCCGACCGCGGTGGCACGTCTTCTTTACCGTCGCCGACGTCGACGAGGCCGTCCGGCTCGCCAAGGACCTCGGCGGCGAGGTGACCGGCGAACCCCTCGACAGCGCCTACGGCAGGGTCGCGGGCATCCGCGACCCGGAGGGCGGACTGCTCTCCCTCGTCGCCGACCACGAGTAG
- the polX gene encoding DNA polymerase/3'-5' exonuclease PolX — MARANDEVEALLREYADLIRITGGDAYKARAYEKAARAIGGHHEDVSRLDDKGLRKIPGVGKSVAEKVSEYLRTGTVPAVEELRARIPAGVREMTAIPMLGPKRAMMLYRELHIASVQELADAIHAERLRDLPGFGARTEETILHGIGLMRSSGGRVPLNVATAVAEEVVAELSALPGCERCTYAGSLRRMRETVGDVDVLVAAERSGPFMEAFTRMPGTAEVIVRGAKKTSIRTTKGLQVDLRVVPPDSWGAALQYFTGSKAHNIRTRGMAVHHGLKLSEYGLFDTATGERVVSRTEEEVYARLGLPWIPPTLREDRGEIQAGLAGELPEPLALRAVRGDLHTHTDLTDGLAGLEEMVAAAAARGYAYYAVTDHAPDLSMQRMTDGKILAQRAEARRLDRAHKGMRVLHGTELNIGPDGGVDWPDAFLAGFDLCVASIHSHFHQDRDALTRRLVRAAENPYVNIIGHPTTRLLGRRPGVDADLDEVFAACARTGTALEVNAQPDRLDLGDELILRARRHGAKFAVDSDAHSTVHLDFMRYGVGTAQRGWLTEDDVVNAWPLTRLRRFLRKGGRTHP; from the coding sequence ATGGCCAGGGCCAACGACGAGGTCGAAGCCCTGCTCCGCGAGTACGCCGACCTCATCCGGATCACCGGCGGCGACGCGTACAAGGCGCGCGCCTACGAGAAGGCCGCCCGCGCCATCGGCGGCCACCACGAGGACGTCTCCCGGCTCGACGACAAGGGACTGCGGAAGATACCCGGCGTGGGGAAGTCCGTGGCCGAGAAGGTCTCCGAGTACCTGCGCACCGGCACCGTCCCCGCCGTCGAGGAACTGCGCGCCCGCATCCCCGCCGGCGTACGGGAGATGACCGCGATCCCGATGCTCGGCCCCAAGCGGGCCATGATGCTCTACCGGGAGCTGCACATCGCCTCGGTGCAGGAACTCGCCGACGCCATCCACGCCGAACGCCTGCGCGACCTGCCCGGCTTCGGCGCCCGCACCGAGGAGACCATCCTGCACGGCATCGGCCTGATGCGGTCCTCGGGCGGCCGGGTCCCGCTGAACGTCGCCACGGCGGTCGCCGAGGAGGTCGTCGCCGAGCTCTCCGCGCTCCCCGGTTGCGAGCGCTGCACGTACGCCGGCTCGCTGCGCCGCATGCGGGAAACGGTCGGCGACGTCGACGTCCTCGTCGCCGCCGAGCGGTCCGGGCCCTTCATGGAGGCGTTCACCCGGATGCCGGGCACCGCCGAGGTCATCGTGCGGGGCGCGAAGAAGACTTCGATCCGGACCACCAAGGGCCTCCAGGTCGACCTGCGGGTCGTGCCGCCCGACTCCTGGGGCGCGGCGCTGCAGTACTTCACCGGCTCCAAGGCCCACAACATCCGCACCCGCGGGATGGCCGTCCACCACGGCCTCAAGCTCTCCGAGTACGGGCTCTTCGACACCGCGACCGGCGAGCGCGTCGTCTCCCGCACCGAGGAGGAGGTCTACGCCCGCCTCGGGCTGCCCTGGATACCGCCCACCCTGCGCGAGGACCGGGGCGAGATCCAGGCAGGCCTGGCAGGGGAGCTCCCCGAGCCGCTCGCGCTGCGCGCCGTCCGCGGTGACCTGCACACCCACACCGACCTCACCGACGGCCTCGCCGGCCTGGAGGAGATGGTGGCGGCGGCGGCCGCGCGCGGCTACGCCTACTACGCGGTCACCGACCACGCGCCCGACCTGTCCATGCAGCGCATGACGGACGGGAAGATCCTCGCCCAGCGCGCGGAGGCCCGCCGCCTGGACCGCGCCCACAAGGGCATGCGCGTCCTGCACGGCACCGAACTGAACATCGGCCCCGACGGGGGCGTGGACTGGCCGGACGCGTTCCTGGCCGGCTTCGACCTGTGCGTGGCCTCGATCCACTCCCACTTCCACCAGGACCGTGACGCCCTCACCCGGCGCCTGGTGCGCGCGGCCGAGAACCCGTACGTCAACATCATCGGCCACCCCACCACCCGGCTGCTGGGCAGGCGCCCGGGTGTCGACGCCGACCTCGACGAGGTCTTCGCCGCCTGCGCCCGCACCGGCACGGCGCTGGAGGTCAACGCCCAGCCCGACCGGCTCGACCTCGGTGACGAACTGATCCTGCGGGCCCGCCGGCACGGCGCGAAGTTCGCCGTCGACAGCGACGCGCACTCCACCGTCCACCTGGACTTCATGCGCTACGGCGTCGGTACGGCCCAGCGGGGCTGGCTCACCGAGGACGACGTCGTCAACGCCTGGCCGCTCACCCGGCTGCGGCGCTTCCTGCGCAAGGGCGGCCGTACGCATCCGTGA
- a CDS encoding dodecin family protein: MTDHTYRVTEIVGSSSEGLDAAIRNGLSRASETLRNLDWFEVTQIRGHLADGQVGHFQVGLKVGFRIEGND; this comes from the coding sequence ATGACCGACCACACGTACCGGGTGACCGAGATCGTCGGCTCGTCCAGCGAGGGCCTGGACGCCGCCATCCGCAACGGGCTGAGCCGTGCCTCGGAGACCCTGCGCAACCTCGACTGGTTCGAGGTGACGCAGATCCGCGGTCACCTGGCGGACGGGCAGGTCGGGCACTTCCAGGTCGGGCTGAAGGTCGGCTTCAGGATCGAGGGGAACGACTGA
- a CDS encoding VOC family protein, which translates to MVAFQLTIDCADPGAQARFWAHALRYRMEDAPDGFPTWREYWLSVGVPEEELGDGECCDSIVDPEGDGPRIWFQQVPEGKVVKNRLHLDVKVGGKRAEVPLETRRERVEAEVGRLVAAGASRLRVLAQPGVDHYGVVMRDPEGNEFCVA; encoded by the coding sequence ATGGTCGCGTTCCAGCTCACGATCGACTGCGCGGATCCCGGGGCGCAGGCGCGCTTCTGGGCGCACGCGCTGCGCTACCGGATGGAGGACGCCCCGGACGGCTTCCCCACCTGGCGGGAGTACTGGCTCTCCGTCGGCGTGCCGGAGGAGGAGCTCGGCGACGGGGAGTGCTGCGACTCCATAGTGGACCCGGAGGGTGACGGGCCCCGGATCTGGTTCCAGCAGGTGCCCGAGGGCAAGGTGGTCAAGAACCGGCTGCACCTCGACGTCAAGGTGGGCGGCAAGCGGGCCGAGGTCCCCCTGGAGACCCGCAGGGAGCGGGTCGAGGCCGAGGTCGGCCGGCTGGTCGCGGCGGGGGCCTCCCGGCTGCGCGTGCTCGCCCAACCGGGCGTGGACCACTACGGGGTGGTGATGCGGGACCCGGAGGGCAACGAGTTCTGCGTGGCGTAG
- a CDS encoding type 1 glutamine amidotransferase domain-containing protein encodes MPATKKILVIVTNVDEYEKVGMRTGLWLGELTHFWDVVEQDGYTMDIASPAGGKVPLDPESLSHEVLGELGTGGHYADREYMDLLEDTLPITDVNLEDYDAIYLTGGHGVMFDFPQSRELEDLMARFYESGRIVSTVCHGATGLLNVTLSSGEPLVRGRRVTGFSWPEEELAHRAEAVPYSLQEELKKLGADYSMARRPFDTYVVEDGRLITGQNPGSARAVAEAVVRQLEDAQR; translated from the coding sequence ATGCCTGCGACCAAGAAGATCCTGGTCATCGTGACCAACGTCGACGAGTACGAGAAGGTCGGCATGCGCACCGGGCTGTGGCTCGGGGAACTGACGCACTTCTGGGACGTGGTCGAGCAGGACGGCTACACCATGGACATCGCCAGTCCGGCCGGCGGCAAGGTCCCCCTCGACCCGGAGAGCCTCTCCCACGAGGTGCTGGGGGAGCTCGGCACCGGCGGGCACTACGCCGACCGCGAGTACATGGACCTCCTCGAGGACACGTTGCCGATCACCGACGTGAACCTCGAGGACTACGACGCCATTTACCTCACCGGCGGCCACGGCGTGATGTTCGACTTCCCGCAGAGCCGGGAACTGGAGGACCTGATGGCCAGGTTCTACGAGTCGGGCCGGATCGTGTCCACGGTCTGCCACGGCGCGACGGGTCTGCTCAACGTGACGCTGAGCAGCGGCGAACCGCTGGTCCGGGGCAGGCGGGTGACCGGATTCTCGTGGCCCGAGGAGGAACTCGCGCACCGGGCCGAGGCGGTGCCGTACAGCCTCCAGGAGGAGCTGAAGAAGCTCGGCGCCGACTACTCCATGGCCAGGCGGCCGTTCGACACCTACGTCGTCGAGGACGGACGGCTGATCACCGGCCAGAACCCGGGCAGCGCCCGCGCGGTCGCGGAGGCGGTCGTCCGGCAGCTGGAAGACGCCCAGCGTTAG
- a CDS encoding MFS transporter yields the protein MKDGAGPEAAPATAPPTVPRGTRNTAVLVGFTAVTNLADGVTKMALPLLAARASGSPLQVTAVSLTLTLPWLLVALPVGVLVDRRDRRGLLWAAGGVRMAAVACLLAAAAGGGLGIGVLCAAGAVLGVAEVVALTAEAALVPSVVPPAGRERANAWITGAETVCNEFCGPLVGGVLIAVGTGFALGATWAAYALASLALFLLAGRVAGARGTGAAADRAPAPVRTQIAEGLRHLWRHDLLRTLSLVLTVLCSCWGAWLALMPLHATHTMGLDAGRYGLLLSALGVGGLTGALTVGRVNRLLGRRGAMSADIAGTAAMMALPALTTAFWPVAAGAFLGGMGGTLWAVNARTIAQDIVPEHMMGRYSAVSRLFSWGAMPLGAALAGVLAELGGPRLVFAVLAVVAAAALVPFLRIAAPARA from the coding sequence ATGAAGGACGGCGCCGGCCCGGAGGCCGCCCCCGCGACCGCGCCGCCGACGGTCCCCCGGGGCACCCGCAACACGGCCGTGCTGGTCGGCTTCACCGCGGTCACCAATCTCGCCGACGGGGTGACCAAGATGGCGCTGCCCCTGCTCGCGGCGCGGGCTTCCGGCTCGCCGCTGCAGGTCACGGCGGTGTCCCTGACGCTCACCCTGCCCTGGCTGCTGGTCGCCCTCCCCGTGGGCGTCCTGGTGGACCGCCGCGACCGCCGGGGGCTGCTGTGGGCCGCGGGCGGCGTGCGGATGGCGGCCGTGGCCTGCCTCCTCGCGGCGGCCGCCGGCGGCGGGCTCGGCATCGGGGTGCTCTGCGCGGCCGGTGCCGTCCTCGGCGTCGCGGAGGTGGTGGCGCTGACGGCGGAGGCGGCGCTCGTACCGTCCGTGGTGCCCCCGGCCGGACGTGAACGCGCCAACGCGTGGATCACCGGCGCCGAGACCGTGTGCAACGAGTTCTGCGGCCCCCTCGTCGGCGGGGTGCTGATCGCCGTGGGCACCGGTTTCGCGCTCGGCGCGACCTGGGCCGCGTACGCGCTCGCCTCGCTCGCCCTGTTCCTGCTCGCCGGGCGGGTGGCCGGGGCACGCGGCACGGGTGCGGCGGCGGACCGCGCCCCCGCCCCCGTCCGCACGCAGATCGCCGAGGGCCTGCGCCACTTGTGGCGGCACGACCTGCTGCGCACCCTCTCGCTGGTCCTCACCGTCCTGTGCTCCTGCTGGGGTGCGTGGCTGGCGCTGATGCCCCTGCACGCGACCCACACGATGGGCCTGGACGCCGGGCGGTACGGGCTGCTGCTCAGCGCCCTCGGCGTGGGCGGGCTGACCGGCGCGCTCACCGTCGGCCGGGTCAACCGGCTGCTGGGCCGCCGCGGTGCGATGTCCGCCGACATCGCCGGCACCGCCGCGATGATGGCGCTGCCCGCGCTGACCACCGCCTTCTGGCCGGTGGCCGCCGGCGCCTTCCTCGGCGGCATGGGCGGCACCCTGTGGGCGGTCAACGCCCGTACGATCGCCCAGGACATCGTGCCGGAGCACATGATGGGCCGCTACAGCGCGGTCAGCAGACTGTTCAGCTGGGGCGCCATGCCGCTCGGCGCCGCCCTGGCCGGCGTGCTGGCCGAACTGGGCGGCCCCCGGCTGGTGTTCGCGGTCCTCGCGGTCGTCGCGGCCGCGGCGCTCGTCCCGTTCCTGCGGATCGCCGCCCCGGCACGCGCCTAA
- a CDS encoding CGNR zinc finger domain-containing protein, which produces MLEPPPAAVLVEAFANTVDLDLGTDDLAAPDRLSAFLASRRLLDDGTPVTPGEHDRALRLRAGIREVLGANVGDTPDPGAVAAADEVLRGLPVHVAVGEDRPALSPAPGLPPVEGALARIALAWSALVITGDAARLKRCAEHTCGWVFWDVSKNRSRRWCSMRVCGNRNKARAYAARQR; this is translated from the coding sequence GTGCTCGAACCCCCGCCCGCCGCCGTCCTGGTGGAGGCCTTCGCCAACACCGTCGACCTCGACCTCGGCACGGACGACCTGGCCGCGCCGGACCGGTTGTCCGCCTTCCTCGCCTCCCGCCGCCTGCTCGACGACGGCACGCCGGTCACGCCCGGCGAGCACGACCGCGCCCTGCGCCTGCGGGCCGGCATCCGCGAGGTGCTGGGCGCCAACGTCGGCGACACCCCCGACCCGGGGGCCGTCGCGGCCGCCGACGAGGTGCTGCGGGGGCTGCCCGTCCACGTCGCGGTCGGCGAGGACCGGCCCGCACTGTCCCCCGCGCCGGGGCTGCCGCCCGTGGAAGGGGCGCTCGCCCGCATCGCCCTGGCCTGGAGCGCGCTGGTGATCACCGGCGACGCGGCGCGCCTCAAGCGCTGCGCCGAGCACACCTGCGGCTGGGTCTTCTGGGACGTCTCCAAGAACCGCAGCCGCCGCTGGTGCTCGATGCGTGTGTGCGGCAACCGCAACAAGGCACGGGCGTACGCCGCCCGGCAGCGGTAA
- a CDS encoding (2Fe-2S)-binding protein, with amino-acid sequence MPERGPDPVPVTLHVNGERRAVDIEPRVSLLDALRERLGLTGAKKGCDQGTCGACTVFVDGRRVLGCLTLAIACEGHEVTTIEGLAREGRLDPMQEAFIAQDAFQCGYCTPGQIMSAVALLREGHASDDAEIKEWMSGNICRCAAYPNIRAAIRAVRDAGPDTAPGTGSGA; translated from the coding sequence CTGCCGGAGCGCGGCCCCGACCCCGTCCCGGTCACCCTGCACGTCAACGGGGAACGGCGGGCGGTGGACATCGAGCCCCGGGTGAGCCTGCTCGACGCGCTCCGCGAGCGCCTCGGGCTGACCGGCGCCAAGAAGGGCTGTGACCAGGGCACCTGTGGGGCCTGCACCGTGTTCGTGGACGGGCGGCGCGTACTGGGCTGCCTGACGCTCGCCATCGCGTGCGAGGGCCACGAGGTCACCACGATCGAGGGCCTCGCGCGGGAGGGCCGGCTCGACCCGATGCAGGAGGCGTTCATCGCGCAGGACGCCTTCCAGTGCGGCTACTGCACCCCGGGGCAGATCATGTCGGCGGTGGCGCTGCTGCGGGAGGGGCACGCCTCTGATGACGCGGAGATCAAGGAGTGGATGAGCGGCAACATCTGCCGCTGCGCCGCGTACCCCAACATCCGTGCGGCGATCCGCGCGGTCCGCGACGCGGGCCCGGACACCGCTCCCGGAACCGGCAGCGGAGCGTGA
- a CDS encoding xanthine dehydrogenase family protein subunit M, whose protein sequence is MRPISYTRATGTADAIAAVIADPQSHFLAGGTTEIDLLRQNVLTPRRLVDINDLPLTGVEGMPDGSLRIGALARMSQVAQSPVVRERFPLVAEALELGASAQLRNMASMGGNMMQRVRCGYFRDSTSPCNKRVPGSGCSAIEGTSRGHAVLGTSAHCIATHPSDVAVALAALGARIRTEGPGGDRSYSFEEFFLLPGDTPDREHPLEHGELITVIEVPSVPIARRSTYLKVRDRESYEFALVSVAAALALADGLVLDVRLALGGVGTRPWRAERAEEFLLGAPAIPQNFHEAARVELAAARPTAMNAFKVELACRAVVRALGTLTGSPS, encoded by the coding sequence GTGCGGCCTATCAGCTACACCCGCGCCACGGGCACGGCGGACGCCATCGCGGCCGTCATCGCCGACCCGCAGAGCCACTTCCTGGCCGGCGGCACCACGGAGATCGACCTGCTGCGGCAGAACGTGCTCACGCCGCGACGGCTCGTCGACATCAACGACCTCCCTCTGACCGGGGTGGAGGGCATGCCCGACGGCTCGCTGCGGATCGGCGCGCTGGCCCGGATGAGCCAGGTCGCGCAGTCGCCCGTCGTACGGGAGCGCTTCCCGCTCGTCGCCGAGGCGCTGGAGCTCGGCGCCTCGGCGCAGTTGCGCAACATGGCCTCCATGGGCGGCAACATGATGCAGCGCGTGCGCTGCGGTTACTTCCGCGACTCCACGTCACCCTGCAACAAGCGCGTGCCCGGCAGCGGTTGCTCGGCAATCGAGGGGACGAGCCGCGGCCACGCCGTCCTCGGCACGAGCGCGCACTGCATCGCCACCCACCCCTCGGACGTGGCCGTGGCCCTGGCGGCGCTGGGCGCGAGGATCCGGACCGAGGGCCCGGGCGGTGACCGCTCCTACTCCTTCGAGGAGTTCTTCCTGCTGCCCGGCGACACCCCGGACCGGGAGCACCCGCTGGAGCACGGCGAGCTGATCACCGTGATCGAGGTGCCCTCGGTGCCGATCGCCCGTCGTTCCACCTACCTGAAGGTCAGGGACCGCGAGTCGTACGAGTTCGCCCTGGTCTCGGTGGCGGCGGCGCTGGCGCTGGCGGACGGGCTGGTGCTGGACGTCCGCCTCGCGCTCGGCGGGGTGGGCACCCGGCCCTGGCGGGCCGAACGCGCCGAGGAGTTCCTGCTCGGGGCGCCGGCGATCCCGCAGAACTTCCACGAGGCCGCGCGGGTCGAACTGGCCGCGGCACGGCCCACGGCGATGAACGCGTTCAAGGTCGAACTCGCCTGCCGCGCCGTGGTCCGCGCGCTCGGGACCCTCACCGGGAGCCCGTCATGA
- a CDS encoding xanthine dehydrogenase family protein molybdopterin-binding subunit, with amino-acid sequence MSPAVGQPMDRVDGRPKVTGSARYSAEIPLPGMAYAALVGAHIACGRITSIDAGEAEAAEGVLAVLTHENTPPIAAQPPLIPSLAGTAAPGQTFFPLQDDVVHYAGQHIAVVVADTHERAQHAASLLHVRYAEEPSVTTLDQGRDRAHVPEAIFGGFIPGRMSRGDLRKGIDEADVRLDVTFTYAANNHQPIEPPATTASWEGDELTLWDATQGVTSTQQTVAALLGLPVSRVRVIGHYTGGSFGGKAMIWHHPALAAIAARQVGRPVKLALTREQMFTSMGHREEQEQTIMLAAAGDGRLTALRHHKLSPTSHFDDWAEPSLGVASQIYGCPHYEGEYRLFRANTMTPTFMRAPGEASGMFAMECAMDELAERLGMDPLELRLRNITATDPGTGEPWSSWGLEECYRRGAERFGWADRDPRPRSRREGHWLIGTGMASAGYPVAQPVTPQRARARLYADGTALVQAATPDFGTGVATAMTQVAADALGLPAGRCRFENGDTAFPQIAAAVGSAGAGMISAAVHTAATALRDALVARAVADAESPLHGAAPEAVELQDGRMVLRDDPGTGETYAEMMRRQFLPDIEALGSWTPDAGANGHALMTFGAQFAEVAVDADLGLVRVRRMVGAFAPGRVLNPKTTRSQLTGGMIWGLGQALLEANHMEARTGRWAASSLGDYLVAVNADVPDVDVELVEVEDTVVNPLGVKGVGEIGQVGAGAAIANAVHHATGRRVRKMPITIEDLL; translated from the coding sequence ATGAGCCCGGCCGTCGGGCAGCCCATGGACCGTGTCGACGGCCGCCCCAAGGTCACCGGCTCGGCACGGTACTCGGCGGAGATCCCGCTCCCCGGCATGGCGTACGCCGCGCTCGTCGGGGCCCACATCGCCTGCGGGCGGATCACCTCGATCGACGCGGGCGAGGCCGAGGCCGCCGAGGGCGTCCTCGCGGTCCTCACCCACGAGAACACCCCGCCCATCGCGGCGCAGCCGCCGCTGATCCCCTCCCTGGCGGGGACGGCGGCGCCCGGCCAGACCTTCTTCCCCCTGCAGGACGACGTCGTCCACTACGCGGGACAGCACATCGCCGTCGTCGTCGCCGACACGCACGAACGGGCCCAGCACGCGGCGAGCCTGCTGCACGTGCGGTACGCGGAGGAGCCCTCCGTCACCACCCTCGACCAGGGCCGGGACCGGGCCCACGTGCCCGAGGCGATCTTCGGCGGCTTCATACCGGGCCGCATGAGCCGGGGCGACCTGCGGAAGGGGATCGACGAGGCCGACGTACGGCTGGACGTCACCTTCACCTACGCCGCGAACAACCACCAGCCCATCGAACCGCCGGCGACCACCGCATCCTGGGAGGGCGACGAACTCACCCTCTGGGACGCCACGCAGGGCGTCACCTCCACCCAGCAGACGGTCGCCGCGCTGCTCGGCCTGCCGGTCTCCCGAGTGCGGGTCATCGGGCACTACACGGGCGGCAGTTTCGGCGGCAAGGCCATGATCTGGCACCATCCGGCCCTCGCCGCGATCGCCGCCCGGCAGGTGGGCCGTCCGGTGAAACTGGCGCTCACCCGCGAGCAGATGTTCACCTCCATGGGACACCGCGAGGAGCAGGAGCAGACGATCATGCTGGCCGCGGCCGGGGACGGACGGCTCACCGCGCTGCGCCACCACAAGCTCTCCCCCACCTCGCACTTCGACGACTGGGCCGAACCCTCTCTCGGTGTCGCCTCGCAGATCTACGGATGCCCCCACTACGAGGGCGAGTACCGGCTGTTCCGCGCGAACACCATGACGCCGACCTTCATGCGCGCCCCGGGCGAGGCCTCGGGCATGTTCGCCATGGAGTGCGCGATGGACGAGCTCGCCGAACGCCTCGGGATGGACCCGCTGGAGCTGCGGCTGCGCAACATCACGGCGACCGACCCCGGCACAGGCGAGCCGTGGTCGAGCTGGGGGCTGGAGGAGTGCTACCGCCGCGGCGCGGAGCGTTTCGGCTGGGCGGACCGCGATCCGCGACCGCGCTCCCGGCGTGAAGGGCACTGGCTGATCGGCACGGGCATGGCCAGCGCCGGCTACCCCGTCGCCCAGCCCGTCACCCCGCAGCGCGCCCGCGCCCGCCTCTACGCCGACGGGACGGCCCTGGTGCAGGCGGCCACCCCCGACTTCGGCACCGGCGTGGCCACGGCCATGACGCAGGTCGCCGCCGACGCCCTCGGCCTGCCGGCCGGGCGGTGCCGCTTCGAGAACGGCGACACCGCCTTCCCCCAGATCGCCGCGGCCGTCGGCTCGGCCGGAGCGGGCATGATCAGCGCGGCCGTCCACACGGCGGCCACCGCCCTGCGCGACGCGCTCGTCGCGCGGGCGGTCGCGGACGCGGAGTCGCCGCTGCACGGTGCGGCCCCCGAGGCCGTCGAGCTCCAGGACGGCCGCATGGTGCTCCGGGACGACCCCGGCACCGGCGAGACCTACGCCGAAATGATGCGCCGTCAATTCCTGCCCGACATCGAGGCCCTGGGTTCCTGGACCCCCGACGCCGGCGCGAACGGGCACGCCCTGATGACCTTCGGCGCCCAGTTCGCCGAGGTCGCCGTCGACGCCGACCTGGGCCTCGTCCGGGTCCGCCGCATGGTCGGCGCCTTCGCCCCCGGGCGGGTCCTCAACCCCAAGACCACCCGCAGCCAGCTCACCGGCGGCATGATCTGGGGCCTGGGCCAGGCCCTCCTCGAGGCCAACCACATGGAGGCCCGCACCGGCCGCTGGGCGGCGTCGAGCCTCGGTGACTACCTGGTCGCCGTCAACGCGGACGTGCCGGACGTCGACGTCGAGCTCGTCGAGGTCGAGGACACCGTCGTCAACCCCCTCGGCGTCAAAGGCGTCGGCGAGATCGGCCAGGTCGGCGCCGGCGCCGCCATCGCCAACGCCGTCCACCACGCCACGGGCCGCCGCGTCCGCAAGATGCCGATCACCATCGAGGACCTGCTGTAG
- a CDS encoding DedA family protein has translation MAPATVPPPLPGPLAHLAPLLDDWGYLAVGVLVLLDNCGIPVPGQTVLVVAAAYAGTGRMDIAGVVAVAVVAAVAGDCLGYLIGRSGGRAFVHRWGRYVLLTPERFVRGEEFFARRGDLVVLLARFVDVLRQTNGIIAGTAGMPWWRFLLCNTLGAVLWVGVWAALAYAAGTHLGPLYAWLTRFQLYALIAVALLAVALTARHIHRRRIRRRDTGP, from the coding sequence ATGGCCCCGGCCACCGTCCCGCCGCCGCTGCCCGGCCCCCTCGCGCACCTGGCCCCGCTCCTCGACGACTGGGGCTACCTGGCGGTCGGCGTCCTCGTCCTGCTCGACAACTGCGGCATCCCCGTGCCCGGGCAGACCGTCCTCGTCGTCGCGGCCGCCTACGCGGGCACCGGCCGGATGGACATCGCCGGCGTCGTCGCGGTCGCCGTCGTCGCGGCCGTCGCGGGCGACTGCCTCGGCTACCTCATCGGCCGCAGCGGCGGCCGCGCCTTCGTCCACCGCTGGGGCCGCTACGTCCTGCTCACCCCGGAACGCTTCGTGCGCGGCGAGGAGTTCTTCGCCCGCCGCGGCGACCTCGTCGTCCTCCTCGCCCGGTTCGTCGACGTCCTGCGCCAGACCAACGGCATCATCGCCGGCACCGCCGGCATGCCCTGGTGGCGCTTCCTGCTCTGCAACACCCTCGGCGCGGTTCTCTGGGTCGGCGTCTGGGCCGCCCTCGCCTACGCCGCCGGCACCCACCTCGGCCCCCTCTACGCCTGGCTCACCCGCTTCCAGCTCTACGCCCTGATCGCCGTGGCCCTCCTCGCCGTCGCCCTGACGGCCCGTCACATCCATCGCCGCCGCATCCGCCGCCGCGACACCGGCCCCTGA